In Eubacteriales bacterium, a single window of DNA contains:
- a CDS encoding YigZ family protein: MRYVIGCEAVAELTVNKSTFLGYVLNVENESEARQKIELIKKKHFDARHNCFAYVIDENTVRASDDGEPQGTAGMPILEVIKSNELNHVLIVVTRYFGGVLLGTGGLTRAYSKCAALAINKAGKKEIVSASILGISCKYPQWAKIEAYLNKNSVTIGEIKYLDNVNALIYITEDKENILKHILEITAGEAELKERGETDIIK, from the coding sequence ATGCGCTACGTTATAGGATGCGAAGCCGTTGCAGAACTAACTGTAAATAAATCCACGTTTTTAGGATACGTATTAAACGTAGAGAATGAAAGTGAAGCCCGCCAAAAAATAGAGCTTATCAAAAAAAAGCACTTTGATGCGCGGCATAACTGCTTTGCATATGTAATAGATGAAAATACCGTTCGGGCAAGCGACGACGGAGAACCACAGGGGACTGCAGGCATGCCCATTTTAGAGGTTATAAAGTCAAATGAACTAAATCACGTACTTATAGTCGTTACACGTTATTTTGGCGGTGTATTGCTAGGTACAGGAGGGCTCACGCGCGCCTACTCAAAATGTGCGGCTTTAGCTATTAACAAGGCAGGGAAAAAAGAAATAGTAAGCGCAAGTATTTTGGGCATAAGCTGTAAGTATCCACAATGGGCAAAGATAGAGGCTTATCTTAATAAAAATAGTGTAACAATTGGCGAAATCAAGTATTTAGATAATGTTAATGCGCTTATTTATATAACGGAAGATAAAGAAAATATATTAAAACATATTCTTGAAATAACCGCAGGCGAAGCTGAATTAAAGGAACGCGGGGAAACAGATATAATAAAATAG
- a CDS encoding branched-chain amino acid aminotransferase produces the protein MKLNIQRTSNPKPKYKDESKLGFGRLFTDHMLTMYYSIEDGWYDLKIKPFEDFKLSPACAVFHYGQEAFEGMKAYKRPDKSIALFRPWDNIKRMNSTCERICAPKLPEDAVLEALYELIRLDADWIPSSPGTSLYIRPTIIATDPFLGVHPSHTYIFYIILSPVGAYYENGLAPTKIYIETEYVRSVKGGTGYVKTGGNYAASLVASARAEEKGCDQALWLDARERKYIEEVGSMNIFFKIGEEIVTPKLTGSILPGITRDSVIKLANKFGMKVSERLISVDELKDAHKNGMLKEVFGTGTAAVISPVGELMIDDDTLIINNGKMGETTSLMYDTLTGIQNGTVKDDFGWTIKVL, from the coding sequence ATGAAACTAAATATTCAAAGAACTTCGAATCCGAAGCCCAAATATAAAGATGAATCTAAATTGGGGTTCGGACGTTTATTTACAGACCATATGCTTACTATGTATTACAGTATTGAAGATGGATGGTATGATTTGAAAATAAAGCCGTTTGAAGATTTTAAATTGTCGCCGGCATGTGCTGTTTTCCATTATGGGCAAGAGGCATTTGAGGGCATGAAAGCATATAAGAGGCCGGATAAAAGCATAGCGCTTTTCCGCCCGTGGGACAACATTAAGAGAATGAATTCCACTTGCGAAAGGATATGCGCGCCAAAACTTCCAGAAGATGCTGTTTTAGAGGCGCTTTATGAGCTTATCAGGTTAGATGCAGACTGGATACCTTCTTCTCCGGGGACATCGCTTTATATCCGACCGACTATAATAGCAACAGATCCGTTCCTTGGCGTTCATCCATCTCATACCTATATATTCTATATAATTTTATCGCCTGTTGGTGCATATTATGAAAACGGGCTGGCACCAACTAAAATATACATTGAAACGGAATATGTACGTTCGGTTAAAGGTGGAACGGGCTATGTTAAAACAGGAGGCAATTATGCCGCAAGTTTAGTAGCATCAGCCAGGGCAGAAGAAAAAGGATGCGACCAGGCACTGTGGCTGGATGCGAGAGAAAGAAAATATATAGAAGAAGTAGGTTCTATGAACATCTTCTTTAAAATTGGAGAAGAGATTGTTACGCCTAAGCTTACGGGGAGCATACTGCCCGGAATAACAAGGGATTCTGTAATTAAACTTGCAAATAAATTTGGGATGAAGGTTTCAGAACGTTTAATAAGTGTTGATGAGCTTAAAGATGCACACAAAAACGGTATGCTAAAAGAAGTCTTTGGAACTGGGACTGCTGCAGTTATAAGCCCTGTTGGGGAACTTATGATCGATGACGATACTCTTATTATAAACAACGGCAAAATGGGCGAGACCACATCGCTTATGTATGATACATTAACTGGAATACAAAACGGTACCGTTAAAGACGATTTTGGCTGGACTATAAAAGTACTATAA
- a CDS encoding CARDB domain-containing protein has translation MKKVISIVLTITFIFMTMFMGVPVAKAITAGDLTLNVTANPTSLSGEGDVTFTFKVTNNTSSTVNNVSIIYDGGEIATIASISAGGTESTNKTLTIPESKLGTSLVFTAKCDSVNVDTDSVVISKKTLSAELTAKVSVSRTTAVKNSSIVFTITLENTGEATLSNIEVYLSPLNSSAKVGTVSSLAAGAKRTVTYTHKLTEDVTVTPTVKYTANGTTETKTLPNKTLSISDPDIEMTITPDKTSVEAGDEITFDVVVRNVGNISFTDVTIYDHQQSKVSAKYSAIEPNERIEATTSIPFDNDTTLNFTVTAKDSTGVVYTFESNTVSIEVSGEDKDAAVTMGVATDTTALEEAGTVTFEITVTNDSEDTFQNAVITEETIGDVHTFTTLPQGTKYTEIEYEVTETQTFNFVMTLTDASGKEYTVTADPLEVTVGATEENPFGDASDVNSAGTLGTLLVVIIILIVLIVGVGTTLFILMWKEKKAKAGKLGKAGNGPKAAKLSKGPKPPKFKGRNNF, from the coding sequence TTGAAAAAGGTTATTAGCATAGTTCTTACTATAACATTTATATTTATGACTATGTTTATGGGGGTTCCTGTAGCCAAGGCGATAACGGCTGGGGATTTAACTCTTAATGTAACAGCTAATCCAACGTCGCTTTCTGGGGAAGGCGATGTAACTTTTACTTTTAAAGTAACAAATAATACAAGCAGTACAGTAAATAATGTTAGCATTATCTATGATGGTGGTGAAATTGCAACTATAGCCAGCATCTCAGCTGGTGGAACTGAATCAACCAATAAAACGCTGACCATACCGGAAAGCAAACTCGGAACGTCACTTGTATTTACGGCAAAATGTGACTCTGTAAATGTCGACACTGATTCTGTTGTAATATCTAAAAAAACACTTAGCGCCGAGCTTACTGCAAAAGTCAGCGTTTCAAGGACAACTGCCGTTAAAAACAGCAGTATTGTTTTTACTATAACGCTTGAAAACACAGGCGAGGCTACGCTTTCAAATATAGAGGTATATTTGTCGCCATTAAACAGCAGCGCAAAGGTAGGTACAGTATCAAGCCTTGCTGCAGGAGCAAAAAGGACAGTGACCTATACTCATAAGCTTACGGAAGACGTTACAGTAACGCCTACGGTTAAATATACAGCTAATGGGACGACAGAAACCAAAACTTTACCTAACAAGACTCTTTCGATTTCCGATCCGGATATAGAGATGACAATAACTCCGGACAAGACAAGCGTAGAAGCCGGAGATGAAATTACATTTGATGTTGTGGTTAGAAATGTCGGTAATATTTCTTTTACAGATGTTACGATATACGATCATCAGCAGTCTAAAGTTTCGGCAAAATATTCTGCTATTGAGCCGAATGAAAGAATAGAAGCTACTACGAGTATACCGTTTGACAATGATACAACCCTTAATTTCACTGTTACTGCTAAAGATTCTACGGGTGTAGTGTATACATTTGAATCTAACACTGTAAGCATTGAGGTGTCTGGGGAGGATAAAGATGCGGCAGTTACCATGGGGGTCGCTACGGACACTACGGCATTGGAAGAGGCAGGTACAGTTACTTTTGAAATAACAGTTACCAACGACAGTGAAGACACTTTTCAAAATGCAGTGATTACTGAAGAGACAATAGGTGATGTCCATACTTTCACGACATTACCGCAGGGTACGAAATATACTGAAATAGAGTATGAAGTAACTGAAACCCAAACGTTTAATTTTGTGATGACGTTGACCGATGCTTCAGGGAAAGAGTATACCGTGACGGCAGATCCGCTGGAAGTTACTGTTGGCGCTACGGAAGAAAACCCTTTTGGTGATGCTTCGGATGTGAACTCGGCAGGAACTTTGGGTACGCTTTTAGTAGTTATAATAATACTTATAGTATTAATAGTTGGAGTTGGCACCACGCTATTTATCCTTATGTGGAAAGAAAAGAAGGCAAAGGCAGGCAAACTGGGTAAAGCAGGCAACGGGCCAAAAGCTGCAAAGCTTTCCAAGGGACCAAAACCGCCTAAGTTCAAAGGCAGAAACAACTTTTAG
- the rpsF gene encoding 30S ribosomal protein S6: MAKYESMYILKPNMEDEKRTDIINKFSSIVENNGGKVEKVDEWGLKKLAYAINYITEGYYVLMDFEAGSDVPAELNRNYKISDEVLRYIVINKEN, translated from the coding sequence ATGGCAAAATACGAATCTATGTATATTTTAAAACCAAATATGGAAGATGAGAAAAGAACGGATATTATAAACAAGTTTTCTTCTATAGTCGAAAATAATGGTGGAAAAGTAGAAAAAGTAGATGAGTGGGGCTTAAAAAAGCTTGCATACGCTATCAATTATATAACGGAAGGTTATTATGTATTGATGGATTTTGAAGCAGGCAGCGACGTCCCAGCCGAGCTTAATAGAAATTATAAGATTTCTGATGAAGTTCTTCGTTATATTGTTATTAACAAGGAAAATTAA
- a CDS encoding single-stranded DNA-binding protein, which translates to MNKAIIIGNLTRDPELRTTPNGVSVCTFTVAVQRTFSRDAEKKADFIPVVTWRGLADNCGKYLAKGRPVAVSGSIQTRSYTNSNGEKRYATEIVAEDVQFLGKAPGSAEKGDGDADSAGTFNDNMSDFTPIDDEELPF; encoded by the coding sequence ATGAATAAAGCTATTATTATTGGTAATCTTACAAGGGATCCTGAACTTAGAACAACTCCAAACGGAGTTTCTGTCTGCACTTTTACTGTAGCAGTACAGAGGACTTTTTCTAGGGATGCTGAAAAAAAAGCAGATTTTATACCAGTTGTTACATGGCGTGGCCTAGCAGACAACTGCGGTAAATATCTTGCAAAAGGCAGGCCTGTCGCAGTGTCGGGAAGTATACAGACAAGGTCTTATACCAATAGCAACGGAGAAAAGAGATATGCTACGGAAATAGTTGCCGAAGACGTACAGTTCTTAGGGAAGGCTCCGGGAAGCGCCGAAAAAGGCGATGGGGATGCTGATTCAGCCGGAACATTTAATGACAACATGAGCGATTTTACTCCGATTGATGATGAAGAGCTTCCTTTTTAA